The genomic window GCTCGAGACGATCCACCGCTTCCCCAACGGAGTGGTGGAGCTCGACGGCGGCCTCCGCTGGGACTTCGACGCCCTGTTCGCCGAGGTACTCAAGGGCTTGGCGGCGGCCGCTGCCACAGCGGCCACGAACGGCGAGAGCATCGTCAGCATCGGCGTCGACACCTGGGCCGTTGACTACGGTCTGGTGAACGACGCCGGTGAACTCACGGCGCAACCGCACAGCTACCGGGACGAGCGCAGCCGGGCCACGGTGGAACGGGTCCATGCGCTCATTTCCCCGGAGAAGCTGTACGCCGTCACAGGTCTGCAGTACTTGCAGTTCAACACCCTGTACCAACTCGCAGCGGAACCAAAGCTGGACGGGGTGCAAGCCCTCCTGATCCCGGACCTTATCGCCTTCCTGCTGACGGGCGAGCGGCGGACTGAAGCCACCAACGCGTCCACTACGGGCCTGTTTGATGCCGTTGCCGGTGAGTGGGCCACTGAATTCATGGACGCACTCGGACTGCCCCGGGACATCTTCCCGCCGCTCATCCAGCCCGGTGAAACCGTAGGCAGGCTCCTGCCGGGAATCCTGGAACAAACGGGTTTGTCCGCCGACACCACAGTGGTTGCCGTGGGGTCGCATGACACGGCGTCTGCAGTGGCAGCTGTCCCCGCAGGGCTTGAAGACTTCGCATACATCTCCTCCGGCACCTGGTCCTTGGTGGGTGTGGAGCTGGACCGGCCCGTCCTCACGGAAGCGAGTCGCAAGGCCAACTTCACCAACGAACGCGGCGTTGATGGCACCATCCGCTATCTCCGCAATGTGGGTGGCTTGTGGTTGCTCAGCGAATGCCAGCGTGCGTGGGCCGCGGAGGGTTATACCCAAGCACTCCCGGCCTTGCTCGACTCGGCGGCAGCGCTTCCTGCCGGTGGTCCGCAGATCAATGCCGATGATCCTGCTTTCACTGCTCCGGACAACATGCCTGATCGCATCCGGGCAGCCGTGCGCAACACCGGCGCCGTACTCCCGGACCGGCCCGCCGCCGTCGTGCGTTGCATCATGGACAGCCTCGCGGCCGGGTACGCCCGGACCTTGGCTGATGCCGAACGGCTCACCGGCCGCAACACCGGAGTGGTGCACATTGTGGGGGGCGGTTCGCAGAACAGGCTCCTGTGCCAGCTCACGGCTGA from Arthrobacter sp. StoSoilB20 includes these protein-coding regions:
- a CDS encoding rhamnulokinase family protein; this encodes MNNGTTASTAPAHAGAVSAQNTVFAAIDIGASSGRVMLGRVSAASGVSLETIHRFPNGVVELDGGLRWDFDALFAEVLKGLAAAAATAATNGESIVSIGVDTWAVDYGLVNDAGELTAQPHSYRDERSRATVERVHALISPEKLYAVTGLQYLQFNTLYQLAAEPKLDGVQALLIPDLIAFLLTGERRTEATNASTTGLFDAVAGEWATEFMDALGLPRDIFPPLIQPGETVGRLLPGILEQTGLSADTTVVAVGSHDTASAVAAVPAGLEDFAYISSGTWSLVGVELDRPVLTEASRKANFTNERGVDGTIRYLRNVGGLWLLSECQRAWAAEGYTQALPALLDSAAALPAGGPQINADDPAFTAPDNMPDRIRAAVRNTGAVLPDRPAAVVRCIMDSLAAGYARTLADAERLTGRNTGVVHIVGGGSQNRLLCQLTADATGKPVIAGPVEGTAQGNVLVQARAAGVVAGGLAELRQLVAAGTSLERYEFSGARVGL